One genomic window of Rhizobium sp. Pop5 includes the following:
- a CDS encoding ATP-binding protein, whose protein sequence is MISRPFLSSIAFRLPFAIVFICVLVFSLATIAVYGLQRAREEMTAYGLQAFSSLAKASLVSRQVSDLVSSAPFLMNATSPYRVSSESRSVVLQVDSLLRAMQPENDEAVVKGFASRRIVEFLETIRTQTTALAGDADSAQQHKAEAAAALGEIATGSRVADADFRVRLNAIVQSASNSDSLFQLGELRRRYVSETAPRLERAAPDIRISAAELAPYERVFEAQTRYLLEMFAIRAAVSRLHSVSRDLSHATETQSEAVARSLSDDLVSTSDALSRILVIVAIASLLVLAMAFLSIRSVMRVSRGIVALSNGMNALAEGRKDVDAPRYDGTETELVRLLEAFRAFRESVERVTRLRRTAEAAARTIRSTFRSMNEGIALFDPRGRPITMNRRVIELVGWSGSARKLPLRSFVTPLPEIDPALLPAENDTGLLSDRSVLRHRSEAGRVTEVSLSRQPDGGIVLLARDITDMDRQEAEAAKIQRLDGIMRMTHQVSHEVGNMIGIITGSLGLLERETGFNERQKRHLARIRKAADRGRSLAGSMLSIGSQQPIHPSEVELGSVLRGMGDVLEIAVGEKCRLAFETSDGLPTVLIDTALFEQSILNLCLNASAAMPEGGTILIRCSRSEAGVIVSVRDDGIGMTPEAVDKAFEPYFTTRDAEGGAGLGLAVVYGFVRQSGGDARIASAPGKGTVVELMFLA, encoded by the coding sequence GTGATCAGCCGTCCGTTTCTCTCCTCCATCGCCTTTCGCCTGCCCTTCGCCATCGTCTTTATCTGCGTTCTCGTCTTCAGCCTGGCGACGATTGCCGTTTACGGCTTGCAGCGGGCGCGCGAAGAGATGACCGCCTACGGTCTGCAGGCGTTCTCGAGTCTCGCCAAAGCCTCGCTGGTCTCTCGCCAGGTTTCCGATCTCGTCTCCAGCGCGCCCTTCCTGATGAATGCGACCTCACCCTACCGCGTCTCCAGTGAAAGCCGCTCGGTCGTGCTGCAGGTCGATAGCCTGCTGCGCGCCATGCAGCCGGAAAACGACGAGGCCGTCGTGAAGGGTTTTGCCAGCCGCCGCATAGTCGAGTTCCTGGAAACGATCCGCACGCAGACAACCGCACTTGCAGGTGATGCGGATTCCGCGCAGCAGCACAAGGCGGAGGCGGCAGCAGCGCTCGGTGAGATCGCCACCGGCAGCCGCGTTGCGGATGCAGATTTCCGCGTTCGGCTGAACGCCATCGTTCAATCCGCCTCCAATTCGGATAGTCTCTTCCAACTGGGTGAATTGCGTCGGCGCTATGTTTCCGAAACCGCTCCGCGACTCGAACGTGCCGCGCCGGACATCCGAATTTCTGCGGCCGAGCTTGCGCCGTACGAACGGGTCTTTGAGGCGCAGACGCGCTATCTCCTCGAAATGTTCGCCATCCGCGCTGCCGTCTCACGTCTTCATAGTGTCTCGCGTGATCTGTCGCACGCGACTGAAACGCAAAGCGAGGCAGTGGCGCGCAGCCTCAGCGACGATCTCGTCTCGACCTCCGACGCTTTGAGCCGCATCCTCGTAATAGTCGCCATCGCCTCGCTGCTGGTGCTGGCAATGGCCTTCCTGTCCATCCGCTCCGTCATGCGCGTCTCCCGCGGCATCGTCGCGCTTTCGAACGGCATGAACGCGCTGGCGGAAGGGCGCAAGGATGTCGATGCGCCGCGCTATGACGGCACGGAAACCGAGTTGGTGCGCCTGCTCGAAGCCTTCCGCGCGTTTCGCGAGAGCGTCGAGCGCGTCACGCGGCTGCGGCGCACGGCGGAGGCCGCCGCCCGCACCATCCGCTCCACCTTCCGCAGCATGAACGAAGGCATCGCGCTGTTCGATCCGCGCGGCCGGCCGATCACTATGAACCGCCGTGTCATCGAGCTGGTCGGCTGGTCTGGTTCGGCCAGGAAATTGCCGCTCCGCAGTTTCGTGACGCCACTGCCGGAGATCGATCCCGCACTCCTGCCGGCCGAGAACGACACCGGCCTGCTCTCCGACCGGTCGGTGCTACGCCACCGCTCCGAAGCAGGGCGGGTGACGGAAGTGTCGCTATCGCGCCAACCCGACGGCGGCATCGTGCTGCTGGCGCGCGATATTACCGACATGGACCGGCAGGAGGCGGAGGCAGCAAAGATTCAACGCCTCGACGGCATCATGCGCATGACCCATCAGGTGAGCCATGAGGTGGGTAATATGATCGGCATCATCACCGGCAGCCTCGGCCTGCTGGAACGGGAAACCGGCTTCAATGAGCGGCAAAAGCGGCATCTCGCTCGCATCCGCAAAGCTGCCGACCGCGGCAGGTCACTGGCCGGGAGCATGCTTTCCATCGGCAGCCAGCAACCGATCCACCCTAGCGAGGTAGAACTCGGCTCGGTGCTGCGCGGCATGGGCGACGTGCTGGAAATTGCCGTCGGCGAAAAATGCCGGCTTGCTTTCGAGACATCCGACGGCCTGCCTACCGTTCTCATTGACACTGCGCTCTTCGAACAATCGATCCTCAATCTCTGCCTCAACGCCTCCGCGGCCATGCCGGAGGGCGGAACGATCCTCATCCGCTGCTCCCGTAGCGAGGCAGGTGTGATCGTCAGCGTCAGGGACGATGGTATAGGCATGACACCCGAAGCCGTCGACAAGGCCTTCGAACCCTATTTTACAACCCGAGATGCCGAAGGCGGCGCAGGTCTCGGCCTAGCCGTGGTGTATGGCTTCGTCCGCCAGAGCGGCGGCGACGCTCGCATTGCCTCGGCGCCGGGCAAGGGAACAGTCGTCGAACTCATGTTTCTGGCATGA
- a CDS encoding ABC transporter substrate-binding protein, with translation MRGIIAFSAMAALWLASAGTGTAAPSLTVLCGVDEMWCAAMKTAYEAKTGLEISMTRKSTGDILNQIRAEKAAPTVDVWWGGTGDTHLQAGSENLLEPYQPAHERDMLPWAQNFFAMSGGRSAGIYAGALGFAYNADLLRELKLPAPSCWKDLTDNAYRGRIQSGNPNSSGTAFTTLATLVQLFGEDEAFRYLAALNRNIERYTPSGSAPIKAAARGETLIGISFMHDAVTQKQTGSPLVIVAPCEGTGYEIGAVSIVKGARNIEEAKRFVDFALSPEGQGTGAASGQNQVPSNAKSTLPLAAPDISMIKMVDYDFATFGSPEERSRLLHRFDAEIAATN, from the coding sequence GTGAGAGGCATCATCGCTTTCAGCGCGATGGCAGCTTTGTGGCTGGCGAGCGCCGGTACCGGCACAGCTGCCCCGTCACTCACCGTTCTGTGCGGTGTGGACGAGATGTGGTGTGCCGCGATGAAGACGGCGTATGAGGCGAAGACCGGCCTCGAAATCTCGATGACCCGAAAGAGCACCGGCGATATCCTCAATCAGATCCGCGCGGAGAAAGCAGCGCCTACCGTCGATGTCTGGTGGGGCGGCACGGGCGACACGCATCTGCAGGCCGGTTCTGAAAATCTTCTCGAACCTTACCAGCCGGCCCATGAGCGCGACATGCTGCCCTGGGCTCAGAACTTCTTCGCCATGTCCGGTGGCCGCTCGGCCGGCATCTATGCCGGGGCGCTCGGCTTTGCCTACAATGCCGATTTGCTGCGCGAGCTGAAGCTGCCGGCGCCGAGCTGCTGGAAGGACCTCACGGACAATGCCTATCGCGGCCGCATACAGAGCGGCAATCCGAATTCGTCCGGGACAGCCTTCACCACGCTTGCGACGCTGGTGCAGCTCTTCGGCGAGGACGAGGCTTTCCGTTATCTCGCTGCGCTCAACCGCAATATCGAACGTTACACCCCATCGGGATCTGCGCCTATAAAGGCGGCGGCGCGCGGAGAAACGCTCATCGGCATTTCCTTCATGCATGACGCCGTCACGCAGAAGCAAACGGGCTCTCCTCTTGTCATCGTCGCCCCCTGCGAGGGAACCGGCTACGAGATCGGCGCCGTAAGCATCGTCAAAGGCGCCAGGAACATCGAAGAAGCAAAGCGCTTCGTCGACTTCGCGCTGAGCCCGGAAGGGCAGGGTACGGGTGCAGCGTCTGGCCAGAACCAGGTGCCATCCAACGCGAAATCCACGCTGCCGCTGGCAGCCCCTGATATTTCGATGATCAAGATGGTGGATTATGACTTCGCCACCTTCGGCTCGCCGGAAGAACGAAGTCGATTGCTCCACAGGTTCGATGCGGAAATCGCCGCAACGAACTGA
- a CDS encoding response regulator, with product MREDVHVLNERISILIVEDDPDMSELISDLVEAEGWTPLTARSAEDAAIVLSRETVHLVLVDHNLPGTSGRTFAQRLRARTNIGIVMVTAAGSAADRVLGLETAADDYVVKPFEPIELTARIKAVLRRTIPSLKPEREGEREHEPTSLKLGDWSVDLKSRRAVCRIDPAKSLTSAEFALLEILAETPNVPISRAHILDRLGAESERFIDRNVDVLVLRLRRKIERNPDLPRHIKTRRGKGYVLDTDEGEIVS from the coding sequence ATGCGGGAGGACGTGCATGTGTTGAATGAGAGGATAAGCATTCTGATCGTCGAGGACGATCCAGACATGTCGGAGCTTATCTCCGACCTCGTGGAGGCGGAGGGCTGGACGCCGCTCACTGCGCGCTCGGCGGAAGACGCTGCAATCGTGCTTTCGCGCGAAACCGTGCATCTCGTGCTCGTCGACCATAATCTGCCCGGCACCTCCGGCCGCACCTTCGCGCAGCGCTTGCGCGCGCGGACCAACATCGGCATCGTCATGGTGACGGCTGCCGGCAGCGCCGCGGACCGGGTGCTCGGGCTCGAAACGGCCGCCGACGACTACGTCGTCAAACCCTTCGAGCCAATCGAATTGACAGCCCGCATCAAGGCCGTGCTGCGCCGGACAATCCCCTCGCTGAAGCCCGAGCGGGAAGGCGAGCGGGAGCACGAACCCACATCGTTGAAGCTCGGCGACTGGTCGGTGGACCTCAAGAGCCGCCGCGCCGTCTGCCGCATCGACCCCGCCAAATCGCTCACGAGCGCCGAGTTCGCGCTGCTCGAAATCCTCGCCGAAACGCCCAACGTGCCTATTAGCCGCGCCCATATCCTCGACCGCCTGGGCGCCGAAAGCGAGCGCTTTATCGACCGCAATGTCGATGTGCTCGTGCTGCGTCTGCGTCGCAAGATCGAGCGCAATCCGGACCTGCCACGCCATATCAAGACGCGCCGCGGCAAGGGCTATGTTCTCGACACCGACGAGGGCGAGATCGTATCGTGA